The following coding sequences lie in one Miscanthus floridulus cultivar M001 unplaced genomic scaffold, ASM1932011v1 fs_666_1_2, whole genome shotgun sequence genomic window:
- the LOC136532601 gene encoding 2,3-bisphosphoglycerate-independent phosphoglycerate mutase-like — protein MASSGFSWTLPDHPKLPKGKPVAVVVLDGWGEATPDQYNCIHVAQTPVMDSLKNGAPEKWTLVKAHGTAVGLPSDDDMGNSEVGHNALGAGRIFAQGAKLVDSALASGKIYNGDGFNYIKESFESGTLHLIGLLSDGGVHSRLDQLQLLLKGASERGAKKIRVHILTDGRDVLDGSSVGFVETLENDLSELRGKGIDAQIASGGGRMYVTMDRYENDWDVVKRGWDAQVLGEAPYKFKSALEAVKTLRAQPKANDQYLPPFVIVDDSGNAVGPVLDGDAVVTLNFRADRMVMLAKALEYADFDKFDRVRVPKIRYAGMLQYDGELKLPSRYLVSPPEIDRTSGEYLVKNGIHTFACRQLSALGTPLFMWQHWFVCDSETVKFGHVTFFWNGNRSGYFDETKEEYVEVPSDSGITFNVAPKMKALEIAEKARDALLSGKFDQVRVNLPNGDMVGHTGDIEATVVACKAADEAVKIILDAVEQVGGIYLVTADHGNAEDMVKRNKAGKPLLDKNGGIQILTSHTLQPVPVAIGGPGLHPGVKFRNDIETPGLANVAATVMNLHGFQAPADYEQTLIEVADN, from the exons ATGGCGAGCTCTGGGTTCTCGTGGACGCTTCCGGACCACCCGAAGCTCCCCAAGGGGAAGCCGGTGGCTGTCGTCGTGCTGGACGGATGGGGCGAGGCCACCCCCGACCAGTACAACTGCATCCATGTCGCTCAGACTCCTGTCATGGACTCGCTAAAGAAT GGTGCTCCTGAGAAATGGACACTAGTGAAGGCTCATGGAACAGCTGTGGGTCTCCCATCTGATGATGACATGGGCAACAGTGAAGTTGGTCACAATGCACTTGGTGCTGGTCGGATTTTTGCCCAAGG TGCTAAGCTTGTTGATAGTGCTCTTGCCTCCGGAAAGATTTATAATGGAGATGGATTCAACTACATCAAAGAATCTTTTGAAAGTGGTACTCTTCACCTTATTGGGTTGTTGAGTGATGGTGGTGTCCACTCTCGTCTTGACCAACTGCAG TTACTTCTGAAAGGTGCTAGTGAGAGGGGAGCAAAAAAAATCCGTGTGCACATCCTTACCGATGGGCGTGATGTTTTGGATGGCAGCAGTGTTGGTTTCGTGGAGACCCTAGAGAATGATCTTTCGGAGCTTCGAGGGAAGGGTATTGATGCACAAATTGCATCTGGTGGTGGAAGGATGTATGTTACCATGGACCGTTATGAG AATGACTGGGATGTGGTTAAACGTGGCTGGGATGCCCAGGTGCTTGGAGAAGCACCCTACAAATTCAAAAGTGCACTTGAGGCTGTGAAAACACTGAGAGCACAGCCCAAGGCTAATGATCAGTACTTGCCCCcatttgtgattgttgatgacagTGGCAATGCTGTTGGGCCTGTATTAGATGGTGATGCAGTTGTCACTCTCAACTTCCGGGCCGATCGCATGGTTATGCTTGCGAAAGCACTAGAGTATGCAGATTTTGACAAATTTGACCGTGTTCGTGTCCCCAAAATTCGATATGCTGGGATGCTTCAGTATGATGGTGAGTTGAAGCTTCCAAGCCGTTACCTTGTTTCCCCACCAGAGATAGATAGAACATCTGGGGAGTACTTGGTGAAGAATGGCATCCACACTTTTGCTTGCAGGCAA ctctctgcactgggtacgcccttattTATGTGGCAACATTGGTTTGTGTGTGACAGTGAGACGGTGAAATTCGGCCATGTCACATTTTTCTGGAACGGGAACCGTTCAGGATACTTTGATGAAACTAAGGAAGAGTATGTAGAAGTTCCTAGTGACAGTGGTATTACATTCAATGTTGCACCCAAGATGAAGGCGCTTGAAATTGCCGAGAAAGCCAGGGACGCTCTCCTAAGTGGAAAGTTTGACCAG GTACGTGTCAACCTGCCAAATGGTGACATGGTTGGTCACACTGGTGATATTGAGGCCACCGTTGTTGCTTGCAAGGCAGCTGATGAAGCTGTTAAG ATTATTTTGGATGCTGTTGAGCAAGTTGGTGGTATTTACCTTGTGACTGCCGATCATGGCAATGCAGAGGATATGGTGAAAAGAAACAAAGCTGGCAAGCCGTTGCTCGACAAGAATGGCGGTATCCAGATTCTAACCTCGCATACCCTTCAGCCG GTCCCGGTTGCCATTGGAGGCCCTGGTCTTCACCCCGGAGTGAAATTCCGGAACGACATTGAAACCCCTGGGCTGGCCAACGTAGCCGCAACTGTGATGAACCTGCATGGATTTCAGGCCCCTGCTGACTACGAGCAAACCCTGATTGAAGTGGCTGACAACTAA
- the LOC136532602 gene encoding 2,3-bisphosphoglycerate-independent phosphoglycerate mutase-like: MASSGFSWTLPDHPKLPKGKPVAVVVLDGWGEATPDQYNCIHVAQTPVMDSLKNGAPEKWTLVKAHGTAVGLPSDDDMGNSEVGHNALGAGRIFAQGAKLVDSALASGKIYNGDGFNYIKESFESGTLHLIGLLSDGGVHSRLDQLQLLLKGASERGAKKIRVHILTDGRDVLDGSSVGFVETLENDLSELRGKGIDAQIASGGGRMYVTMDRYENDWDVVKRGWDAQVLGEAPYKFKSALEAVKTLRAQPKANDQYLPPFVIVDDSGNAVGPVLDGDAVVTLNFRADRMVMLAKALEYADFDKFDRVRVPKIRYAGMLQYDGELKLPSRYLVSPPEIDRTSGEYLVKNGIHTFACSETVKFGHVTFFWNGNRSGYFDETKEEYVEVPSDSGITFNVAPKMKALEIAEKARDALLSGKFDQVRVNLPNGDMVGHTGDIEATVVACKAADEAVKIILDAVEQVGGIYLVTADHGNAEDMVKRNKAGKPLLDKNGGIQILTSHTLQPVPVAIGGPGLHPGVKFRNDIETPGLANVAATVMNLHGFQAPADYEQTLIEVADN; encoded by the exons ATGGCGAGCTCTGGGTTCTCGTGGACGCTTCCGGACCACCCGAAGCTCCCCAAGGGGAAGCCGGTGGCTGTCGTCGTGCTGGACGGATGGGGCGAGGCCACCCCCGACCAGTACAACTGCATCCATGTCGCTCAGACTCCTGTCATGGACTCGCTAAAGAAT GGTGCTCCTGAGAAATGGACACTAGTGAAGGCTCATGGAACAGCTGTGGGTCTCCCATCTGATGATGACATGGGCAACAGTGAAGTTGGTCACAATGCACTTGGTGCTGGTCGGATTTTTGCCCAAGG TGCTAAGCTTGTTGATAGTGCTCTTGCCTCCGGAAAGATTTATAATGGAGATGGATTCAACTACATCAAAGAATCTTTTGAAAGTGGTACTCTTCACCTTATTGGGTTGTTGAGTGATGGTGGTGTCCACTCTCGTCTTGACCAACTGCAG TTACTTCTGAAAGGTGCTAGTGAGAGGGGAGCAAAAAAAATCCGTGTGCACATCCTTACCGATGGGCGTGATGTTTTGGATGGCAGCAGTGTTGGTTTCGTGGAGACCCTAGAGAATGATCTTTCGGAGCTTCGAGGGAAGGGTATTGATGCACAAATTGCATCTGGTGGTGGAAGGATGTATGTTACCATGGACCGTTATGAG AATGACTGGGATGTGGTTAAACGTGGCTGGGATGCCCAGGTGCTTGGAGAAGCACCCTACAAATTCAAAAGTGCACTTGAGGCTGTGAAAACACTGAGAGCACAGCCCAAGGCTAATGATCAGTACTTGCCCCcatttgtgattgttgatgacagTGGCAATGCTGTTGGGCCTGTATTAGATGGTGATGCAGTTGTCACTCTCAACTTCCGGGCCGATCGCATGGTTATGCTTGCGAAAGCACTAGAGTATGCAGATTTTGACAAATTTGACCGTGTTCGTGTCCCCAAAATTCGATATGCTGGGATGCTTCAGTATGATGGTGAGTTGAAGCTTCCAAGCCGTTACCTTGTTTCCCCACCAGAGATAGATAGAACATCTGGGGAGTACTTGGTGAAGAATGGCATCCACACTTTTGCTTGCAG TGAGACGGTGAAATTCGGCCATGTCACATTTTTCTGGAACGGGAACCGTTCAGGATACTTTGATGAAACTAAGGAAGAGTATGTAGAAGTTCCTAGTGACAGTGGTATTACATTCAATGTTGCACCCAAGATGAAGGCGCTTGAAATTGCCGAGAAAGCCAGGGACGCTCTCCTAAGTGGAAAGTTTGACCAG GTACGTGTCAACCTGCCAAATGGTGACATGGTTGGTCACACTGGTGATATTGAGGCCACCGTTGTTGCTTGCAAGGCAGCTGATGAAGCTGTTAAG ATTATTTTGGATGCTGTTGAGCAAGTTGGTGGTATTTACCTTGTGACTGCCGATCATGGCAATGCAGAGGATATGGTGAAAAGAAACAAAGCTGGCAAGCCGTTGCTCGACAAGAATGGCGGTATCCAGATTCTAACCTCGCATACCCTTCAGCCG GTCCCGGTTGCCATTGGAGGCCCTGGTCTTCACCCCGGAGTGAAATTCCGGAACGACATTGAAACCCCTGGGCTGGCCAACGTAGCCGCAACTGTGATGAACCTGCATGGATTTCAGGCCCCTGCTGACTACGAGCAAACCCTGATTGAAGTGGCTGACAACTAA